A DNA window from Setaria viridis chromosome 2, Setaria_viridis_v4.0, whole genome shotgun sequence contains the following coding sequences:
- the LOC117845866 gene encoding thaumatin-like protein 1b: protein MAMATGGVPDLRLIVFLVFLLSTSHGAKAVQFTFRNNCPETVWPATLTSSGPAFPTTGFALAPGASVSFPGVGATWSGRVWGRHRCTTTTGARFSCESGDCGTGQVACGGAGGAPPATLAEFTLGGGANKDFYDVSNVDGFNLPVDIEPAAAGDGRCQRTSCPADINQVCPGELAVRAAASSARNGGDAAVVGCKSACLAFGTDEYCCRGRFASPATCKPSGYSRLFKAQCPQAYSYAYDDRSSTFTCNGSVDYHVTFCPGSGATRSHAVLSPDGNN, encoded by the coding sequence GTGCGAAGGCGGTGCAGTTCACCTTCCGCAACAACTGCCCGGAGACCGTCTGGCCGGCGACGCTGACATCCAGCGGCCCCGCGTTCCCGACCACCGGCTTCGCCCTGGCGCCGGGCGCCTCCGTCTCCTTCCCCGGCGTGGGCGCCACGTGGTCGGGCCGGGTGTGGGGCCGCCACcgctgcaccaccaccaccggcgcgcGCTTCTCCTGCGAGTCCGGCGACTGCGGGACGGGGCAGGtcgcgtgcggcggcgccggcggcgccccgccGGCCACGCTGGCCGAGTTcaccctcggcggcggcgcgaacaAGGACTTCTACGACGTGAGCAACGTCGACGGCTTCAACCTGCCCGTGGACATCgagcccgccgcggccggcgatgggCGCTGCCAGCGGACTTCGTGCCCGGCGGACATCAACCAGGTGTGCCCGGGCGAGCTGGCGGTGAGAGCGGCAGCGTCGTCGGCGAGGAACGGTGGCGATGCGGCGGTGGTGGGCTGCAAGAGCGCGTGTCTGGCGTTCGGCACCGACGAGTACTGCTGCCGCGGGCGGTTcgcgtcgccggcgacgtgcAAGCCGAGCGGGTACTCGAGGCTGTTCAAGGCGCAGTGCCCGCAGGCCTACAGCTACGCGTACGACGACAGGAGCAGCACCTTCACCTGCAATGGTAGCGTCGACTATCACGTCACCTTCTGCCCTGGCTCCGGCGCGACGAGGAGCCACGCCGTGCTGTCGCCCGACGGGAACAACTAG
- the LOC117845056 gene encoding uncharacterized protein isoform X1: MTSKKSNRSTVTSRTALHMEWDRISCPICMEQPHNAVLLICSSYKNGCRCYVCNTSHRHSNCLDRFRKMNGDSKVLASHSTYSVLSNSNIRTVQPRAHYNIISRRSRSPRPGRHVDNEASHRSNANNGQNADGISRSEPEIVNYQEYENPALSIGEGSVVIGGCHDAMQSSAEVKCPLCRGSVSGWIPAGEVRQYLDRKLRTCSHDSCKFVGTYEQLREHARNAHFLTKPAHVDLSRKRTWDRIEREQEVGDVISAIRSQIPGAIIVGDYVIETRDDMSPDIDSGDESSEEWWSDRGDAESPGNRLDSPSVWANDTLGSPSIWPDERRNLPRLLPQNNRVSPRLSFSNRRSLHSDWQGIRQPRTQSLLRPGFSNRHSGHRSNYRGYRRTFLDRSYTRDPGRSIDPSLVPSRRQRLRYTHRSHY, from the coding sequence ATGACAAGTAAGAAAAGTAACAGATCTACAGTCACATCACGCACTGCTCTGCATATGGAATGGGACAGGATTTCTTGCCCTATTTGTATGGAGCAACCCCACAATGCTGTTTTACTTATATGCAGTTCATACAAGAATGGCTGCAGATGTTACGTTTGTAACACAAGCCATCGACACTCTAATTGCCTTGACCGGTTCAGAAAAATGAATGGTGATAGTAAGGTCCTTGCTTCACACTCAACCTATTCGGTGCTTTCAAACTCCAATATCAGAACTGTCCAACCAAGAGCTCACTATAATATCATTTCCAGACGTTCACGGAGTCCAAGACCTGGAAGACATGTTGATAATGAAGCATCTCATCGTTCCAATGCAAACAATGGCCAAAATGCAGATGGCATATCTAGATCTGAGCCTGAGATTGTTAACTATCAAGAATACGAAAACCCAGCCTTATCTATAGGAGAAGGAAGTGTTGTAATAGGGGGATGTCATGATGCTATGCAAAGTTCTGCTGAAGTGAAATGCCCTCTGTGTAGAGGATCTGTATCTGGCTGGATCCCTGCTGGAGAGGTGAGACAGTATCTGGACAGGAAGTTGAGAACTTGTTCCCATGATTCTTGCAAATTTGTTGGTACCTATGAGCAGCTGCGCGAACATGCTAGGAATGCACACTTTCTTACAAAGCCTGCTCATGTAGATCTGTCAAGGAAGAGAACTTGGGATCGCATTGAGCGTGAGCAAGAGGTTGGTGATGTCATTAGCGCAATCAGATCCCAGATACCTGGGGCAATAATAGTTGGTGACTACGTTATTGAAACTAGAGATGACATGTCTCCAGACATAGACTCTGGCGATGAAAGTAGTGAAGAGTGGTGGTCAGATCGAGGTGATGCTGAATCACCAGGTAACAGACTTGATTCCCCAAGTGTTTGGGCAAATGATACGCTAGGATCACCTAGCATTTGGCCAGATGAAAGACGTAATTTGCCAAGGCTTCTGCCACAGAACAACAGAGTTTCACCCAGGCTTTCGTTCAGCAATAGGCGTAGCTTGCATTCAGATTGGCAGGGGATTCGTCAACCAAGGACGCAGAGTCTACTGCGACCTGGCTTCTCAAATCGCCACTCTGGACATCGCAGCAATTATCGTGGCTATCGTCGCACGTTTCTGGATCGGTCATATACCCGAGATCCAGGGAGGAGCATAGATCCATCGTTGGTGCcaagccggcggcagcggctgcggTACACGCACAGAAGCCACTACTGA
- the LOC117845056 gene encoding uncharacterized protein isoform X2 — protein sequence MNGDSKVLASHSTYSVLSNSNIRTVQPRAHYNIISRRSRSPRPGRHVDNEASHRSNANNGQNADGISRSEPEIVNYQEYENPALSIGEGSVVIGGCHDAMQSSAEVKCPLCRGSVSGWIPAGEVRQYLDRKLRTCSHDSCKFVGTYEQLREHARNAHFLTKPAHVDLSRKRTWDRIEREQEVGDVISAIRSQIPGAIIVGDYVIETRDDMSPDIDSGDESSEEWWSDRGDAESPGNRLDSPSVWANDTLGSPSIWPDERRNLPRLLPQNNRVSPRLSFSNRRSLHSDWQGIRQPRTQSLLRPGFSNRHSGHRSNYRGYRRTFLDRSYTRDPGRSIDPSLVPSRRQRLRYTHRSHY from the coding sequence ATGAATGGTGATAGTAAGGTCCTTGCTTCACACTCAACCTATTCGGTGCTTTCAAACTCCAATATCAGAACTGTCCAACCAAGAGCTCACTATAATATCATTTCCAGACGTTCACGGAGTCCAAGACCTGGAAGACATGTTGATAATGAAGCATCTCATCGTTCCAATGCAAACAATGGCCAAAATGCAGATGGCATATCTAGATCTGAGCCTGAGATTGTTAACTATCAAGAATACGAAAACCCAGCCTTATCTATAGGAGAAGGAAGTGTTGTAATAGGGGGATGTCATGATGCTATGCAAAGTTCTGCTGAAGTGAAATGCCCTCTGTGTAGAGGATCTGTATCTGGCTGGATCCCTGCTGGAGAGGTGAGACAGTATCTGGACAGGAAGTTGAGAACTTGTTCCCATGATTCTTGCAAATTTGTTGGTACCTATGAGCAGCTGCGCGAACATGCTAGGAATGCACACTTTCTTACAAAGCCTGCTCATGTAGATCTGTCAAGGAAGAGAACTTGGGATCGCATTGAGCGTGAGCAAGAGGTTGGTGATGTCATTAGCGCAATCAGATCCCAGATACCTGGGGCAATAATAGTTGGTGACTACGTTATTGAAACTAGAGATGACATGTCTCCAGACATAGACTCTGGCGATGAAAGTAGTGAAGAGTGGTGGTCAGATCGAGGTGATGCTGAATCACCAGGTAACAGACTTGATTCCCCAAGTGTTTGGGCAAATGATACGCTAGGATCACCTAGCATTTGGCCAGATGAAAGACGTAATTTGCCAAGGCTTCTGCCACAGAACAACAGAGTTTCACCCAGGCTTTCGTTCAGCAATAGGCGTAGCTTGCATTCAGATTGGCAGGGGATTCGTCAACCAAGGACGCAGAGTCTACTGCGACCTGGCTTCTCAAATCGCCACTCTGGACATCGCAGCAATTATCGTGGCTATCGTCGCACGTTTCTGGATCGGTCATATACCCGAGATCCAGGGAGGAGCATAGATCCATCGTTGGTGCcaagccggcggcagcggctgcggTACACGCACAGAAGCCACTACTGA
- the LOC117845056 gene encoding uncharacterized protein isoform X3, which translates to MVIVRRSRSPRPGRHVDNEASHRSNANNGQNADGISRSEPEIVNYQEYENPALSIGEGSVVIGGCHDAMQSSAEVKCPLCRGSVSGWIPAGEVRQYLDRKLRTCSHDSCKFVGTYEQLREHARNAHFLTKPAHVDLSRKRTWDRIEREQEVGDVISAIRSQIPGAIIVGDYVIETRDDMSPDIDSGDESSEEWWSDRGDAESPGNRLDSPSVWANDTLGSPSIWPDERRNLPRLLPQNNRVSPRLSFSNRRSLHSDWQGIRQPRTQSLLRPGFSNRHSGHRSNYRGYRRTFLDRSYTRDPGRSIDPSLVPSRRQRLRYTHRSHY; encoded by the exons ATGGTGATAGTAAG ACGTTCACGGAGTCCAAGACCTGGAAGACATGTTGATAATGAAGCATCTCATCGTTCCAATGCAAACAATGGCCAAAATGCAGATGGCATATCTAGATCTGAGCCTGAGATTGTTAACTATCAAGAATACGAAAACCCAGCCTTATCTATAGGAGAAGGAAGTGTTGTAATAGGGGGATGTCATGATGCTATGCAAAGTTCTGCTGAAGTGAAATGCCCTCTGTGTAGAGGATCTGTATCTGGCTGGATCCCTGCTGGAGAGGTGAGACAGTATCTGGACAGGAAGTTGAGAACTTGTTCCCATGATTCTTGCAAATTTGTTGGTACCTATGAGCAGCTGCGCGAACATGCTAGGAATGCACACTTTCTTACAAAGCCTGCTCATGTAGATCTGTCAAGGAAGAGAACTTGGGATCGCATTGAGCGTGAGCAAGAGGTTGGTGATGTCATTAGCGCAATCAGATCCCAGATACCTGGGGCAATAATAGTTGGTGACTACGTTATTGAAACTAGAGATGACATGTCTCCAGACATAGACTCTGGCGATGAAAGTAGTGAAGAGTGGTGGTCAGATCGAGGTGATGCTGAATCACCAGGTAACAGACTTGATTCCCCAAGTGTTTGGGCAAATGATACGCTAGGATCACCTAGCATTTGGCCAGATGAAAGACGTAATTTGCCAAGGCTTCTGCCACAGAACAACAGAGTTTCACCCAGGCTTTCGTTCAGCAATAGGCGTAGCTTGCATTCAGATTGGCAGGGGATTCGTCAACCAAGGACGCAGAGTCTACTGCGACCTGGCTTCTCAAATCGCCACTCTGGACATCGCAGCAATTATCGTGGCTATCGTCGCACGTTTCTGGATCGGTCATATACCCGAGATCCAGGGAGGAGCATAGATCCATCGTTGGTGCcaagccggcggcagcggctgcggTACACGCACAGAAGCCACTACTGA